The following is a genomic window from Chitinophaga caseinilytica.
GAGCATCATGCGGCGGAGCTGTTGCAGGCCGGGGTGGGAGCCGATCACTTCCATCAACCATTTCGAAAGCCCCTGTCCGCGGTGGCCGGGCAACACGAACACGTCTGCCAGGTAACCGAAGGTAGCGTAATCGGTGATCACCCTCGCAAAACCTACCTGTTCATTTTGATGGTAAATGCCGAAGCAGAGCGAGTTTTCGATGGAAGCCGCCACCAGGTTTTCGGGAATGTCTTTCGCCCAGTAACTGTCTTCGCTGAG
Proteins encoded in this region:
- a CDS encoding GNAT family N-acetyltransferase, with translation MPRPLEATKGNYRISTDKAQLQLPVIHRYLSEDSYWAKDIPENLVAASIENSLCFGIYHQNEQVGFARVITDYATFGYLADVFVLPGHRGQGLSKWLMEVIGSHPGLQQLRRMMLMTQDAHGLYEQYGYAPLEHPGNAMSKRVGVPYTELKNKTA